In Aricia agestis chromosome 14, ilAriAges1.1, whole genome shotgun sequence, one genomic interval encodes:
- the LOC121733591 gene encoding DALR anticodon-binding domain-containing protein 3: MMLNDDISEFITNLYLYLINKRDVNALLVKKHTSNFKTHGDLSFVNTVKSWQEYLNVRHTEQNNFLKYLNKTTGDIVENSQSWKIIITKCTEINDRVYMHLNRPIAIYIGLKSAINNNLQLASLITTNDKCKVSLDSKCLDTSVTSLRAKYLTSVVENLCCIFSIDQELMVTTKSGSNSNDVFVGTVLNAKTCSKETAISADEFIRIRQNELTLIAQHKYGVRVSTDNKWSEFIAHLGESAVAFELLQTKASSPVKILFDAPGGCSKGASFILYNCARLETLMRTFNEKVEEGSYPSLPSAEQIDFTLLSNEDEWCLIFNYVMGLPSVIKCCTDVKDNKVEFRPHLICNYLSGMVKIFSQYYRRVRILTEHRKHLLPVMYARIHMIKVLNGTLKTCLKLLNIKSVSQM, translated from the exons ATGATGTTAAACGATGATATAAGTGAGTTTATCACAAACCTCTacctatacttaattaataaaagagATGTTAATGCACTTTTAGTTAAAAAACACACCAGCAACTTTAAGACTCATGGGGATTTGAGTTTTGTAAACACAGTGAAATCGTGGCaggaatatttaaatgttagacACACCGAACAAAACAACTTCCTTAAATACTTGAATAAGACCACAGGCGACATTGTAGAAAACTCACAATCATGGAAAATCATCATAACAAAATGCACAGAAATCAATGATAGAGTGTACATGCATTTAAATCGTCCTATAGCAATTTATATTGGTTTGAAGAGTgctattaataacaatttacaGTTAGCATCTTTGATAACAACTAATGATAAGTGTAAAGTGAGTTTAGATAGTAAATGTTTGGACACAAGTGTTACTAGCTTACGAGCTAAATATttaacttctgtagttgagaATCTTTGTTGTATATTCTCAATAGATCAAGAATTAATGGTCACTACAAAGTCAGGTTCAAATTCAAATGATGTGTTTGTTGGTACTGTTTTAAATGCCAAAACTTGTTCAAAAGAAACTGCAATATCAGCAGACGAATTTATAag GATAAGACAAAATGAACTAACATTGATTGCCCAGCACAAATATGGAGTGAGAGTGTCGACAGACAATAAATGGAGCGAGTTTATAGCTCACCTCGGCGAGTCTGCGGTGGCCTTTGAGCTTCTGCAGACTAAAGCTTCTAGtccagttaaaatattatttgatgcaCCTGGAGGATGCAGTAAAG GTGCCTCATTCATTCTTTACAACTGTGCAAGGTTGGAAACACTAATGAGGACTTTCAATGAAAAAGTTGAGGAGGGCAGCTACCCCTCACTACCTAGTGCTGAACAGATAGACTTCACATTATTGAGCAATGAG GATGAATGGTGTTTAATCTTCAATTATGTCATGGGTTTGCCATCAGTCATAAAATGTTGTACCGACGTTAAAGATAATAAAGTGGAATTTCGACCTCATCTGATATGTAACTACCTCAGTGGCATGGTCAAAATATTCAGCCAATATTACAGGAGAGTGCGAATATTAACG gaACATCGCAAACACCTCTTGCCTGTTATGTACGCAAGAATTCACATGATCAAAGTGCTTAATGGTACATTGAAAACTTGCTTGAagttattgaatattaaaagcGTTTCGCAAATGtag